A single genomic interval of Lewinellaceae bacterium harbors:
- a CDS encoding tyrosine-type recombinase/integrase, with translation MLPVTAESIHAIQDFSGKDVERLTQAVDNVKHKSLLLLIYSAGLRKGEVLNLRVRDLDFSRECLFVKDSKGGKYRYTLFAPKAMAFLKEYMRVYKPRYWLFEGRAGGQYSESSLQSIFERARERSNVNPFFTLHGLRHSFATHLVEQGVGFVTLLPCVMFLLPGYPDTVAWFASFLYFEGLFWASGG, from the coding sequence ATGTTGCCCGTGACGGCCGAGAGCATCCACGCCATCCAGGACTTCTCCGGAAAAGACGTGGAAAGGCTAACTCAGGCAGTTGACAACGTAAAGCACAAGTCATTACTCCTGCTTATCTACTCTGCCGGCTTGCGGAAAGGCGAGGTGTTAAACCTCCGCGTCCGGGATTTGGATTTCAGCCGGGAATGCCTATTTGTTAAAGACAGTAAGGGCGGCAAGTACCGATATACCTTGTTTGCTCCAAAGGCTATGGCGTTCTTAAAGGAATACATGCGCGTTTATAAGCCCCGCTATTGGCTATTTGAAGGGCGGGCGGGCGGCCAGTATAGCGAGAGCAGCCTGCAGTCGATATTCGAGCGAGCCCGGGAGCGGTCGAATGTCAACCCCTTTTTCACGCTGCATGGGTTAAGGCATAGTTTTGCCACCCATCTGGTGGAGCAAGGGGTTGGATTTGTGACCTTACTGCCGTGCGTCATGTTTTTGTTGCCAGGATATCCCGACACTGTAGCATGGTTCGCGAGTTTTTTGTACTTTGAGGGGCTGTTTTGGGCCTCGGGCGGGTAG
- a CDS encoding LON peptidase substrate-binding domain-containing protein, with the protein MNKLLPLFPLQLVVFPGENLNLHIFEPRYRQLIKECDEERATFGIPAFIDGKLMTVGTEVQLLSVEKRYPNGEMDIKTRGMSLFSIREFFRTAPNKLYAAADIKPLPHDTAGDVVAGTHILELVEELFSLMNIEKNIPSSPNDFITYELAHHVGFSLEQEYQFLCVTDERSRQELMKTHLEKLIPVVKEMENLKKRAEMNGHFKHIIPPMV; encoded by the coding sequence ATGAATAAACTGCTGCCTCTTTTTCCTTTACAACTGGTTGTTTTCCCCGGGGAAAACCTCAACTTGCACATTTTCGAACCTCGCTACCGGCAACTGATCAAGGAATGCGATGAAGAAAGGGCCACTTTTGGCATCCCTGCTTTTATAGACGGCAAGCTAATGACGGTGGGAACCGAAGTCCAGCTCTTGAGTGTCGAAAAGCGTTATCCCAACGGAGAAATGGACATCAAAACCAGGGGCATGAGCTTATTTTCCATCAGAGAATTTTTCCGCACCGCTCCAAATAAGCTCTACGCCGCGGCTGACATCAAGCCGCTGCCTCATGATACAGCCGGCGATGTGGTAGCCGGCACCCATATCCTGGAATTGGTGGAGGAACTATTCAGCCTGATGAATATCGAAAAAAACATCCCTTCCAGCCCCAATGATTTTATCACTTACGAGCTGGCGCACCACGTAGGCTTCTCCCTGGAACAGGAATACCAATTTCTTTGCGTGACCGACGAGCGCAGCCGCCAGGAGTTGATGAAGACGCACCTGGAAAAACTGATCCCGGTCGTGAAAGAGATGGAGAACCTGAAGAAAAGGGCGGAGATGAACGGGCATTTTAAGCATATTATTCCGCCAATGGTTTAG